TTGGCCAACAGCTACATTCTATGGTTATTAAGATGGGTTATGAGGAAAATGTATATGCAGGGAGTGCTCTTTTGGATATGTATGCCAAGTGTGAGAAAGTTGAAGATGCTTATACGGTTTTTGAATACTTACCCGAACCTAATTCCGTCTCATGGAACGCTTTGATTGCTGGGTTTTCAAAAGTGGGTGATCGTAGCACTGCATTTTGGCTTTTACATTGTATGGAGACGGAGGGAGTGAGGGCTGAGGATGGCACATTTGCTCCGCTTCTTACATTGCTCGATGATATTGAGTTTTATAAGCTGACAATTCAAGTTCATGGCAAGATTGTAAAACATGGGCTTGCATTTGATAATACTGTATGCAATGCGATGATAACATCATATTCAGAGTGCGGTTCAATCAGAGATGCTAGAAAAGTGTTTGATGGTGCAGTTGGCATGCGTGATTTAGTAACCTGGAATTCCATGCTAGCTGCTTACTTGGTTCATGAGGAAGAAGAACTGGGCTTTCAACTTTTTCTGGATATGCAAAGGTTGGGGTTCGAACCAGATATATATACTTACACTAGTATCCTTAGTGCTTGTTTTGAAAAAGCACACAAAAGTCATGGACAATCCTTGCATGCCGAAGTTATTAAAAGGGGATTGGAGTACTTGGTGCCTATTTCCAATGCACTAATAGCAATGTACCTTAAGTCGAATAATACTTCCATGGGAGAAGCTTTAAAATTATTCGAGTCCATGGAATTGAAGGATCGTGTCTCTTGGAACTCCATTTTGACTGGGTTTTCCCAGATTGGATTGAATGAAGATGCCTTGAAACGTTTTGGTCAAATGAGATCTTTGATGGTAGAGATTGACCATTATGCCTTTTCTGCTGTCCTTAGATCTTGCGCTGATTTAGCAACACTTCATTTAGGTCGGCAGGTTCATGTCTTGGCAATTAAGTCGGGCTTCGAGACTAATGATTTTGTGGCAAGTGCATTGATTTTCTTGTACTCAAAGTGTGGGATAATCGAAGATGCTCGAAAATCCTTTGAAGAGACTCCCAATGACAGTTCAATTGCTTGGAATTCATTAATTTTCGGCTATGCACAAAATGGGCAGGGCAGTATTGCCCTTGACCTATTCTTCCTGATGAGAGATAGAAAGGTGAGGCTTGATCATATAACGTTTGTTGCAGTTCTTACTGCATGTAGTCATATTGGTCTTGTGGAAGAAGGCTTAAATTTTCTGAAATCTATGGAATCTGATTATGGAATCCCACCACGTATGGAGCACTATGCTTGTGCAGTTGATCTATTGGGGCGAGCTAGGGGATTAGGTGAGGCAAGAACCTTAATTGAATCAATGCCATTTAAGCCTGATGCAATGGTGTGGAAGACATTGTTGGGTGCCTGTAGAGTGTGTGGTGACATAGAATTAGCTACCCAGGTAGCAAGCCATCTGCTAGAATTAGAGCCTGAAGAGCATTGCACCTATGTTCTACTCTCTCACCTGTATGGACACCTAAGGAGATGGGATGAAAAAGCTAATTTAACAAGGTTGATGCGAGAGAGGGGAGTTAAAAAGGTTCCTGGTTGGAGTTGGATAGAGATTAAGAATCAGGTCCATGCTTTCAATGCTGAAGATCAGTCACATCCTCTTTGTAAAGAGATATATCAAATGTTAGGGGAATTGATGGAGGAAATAACATGGTTAGATACCGATACTGGTTTAGATGCTTTAATATCTGATTTTGATGTTTGTGATGCAAAGCTGCTGAGTGCAGGTAATTTCTGAAGGATACGCTTAATGTTTAGTTCACTGAAATGATCAACCAAAATTttctttagtttaatatattaaatagtatgattgaatatgaatatgaaattaacttaaatgtgaattgtaaataaaattaaaattttgaaattaaataacaaaacacaTAAAGTAACCCTTtctagttaaatttatttttcaaaaattattgttgtttattttttaagaGTAATTTGTAAacttttagggtaaactactGAAATAGTGACTTTTGTTTccctcaagttacattttagtcacttatgctagtaatgttacattttagtcacttacgttaacatgttgtaatattttagtcattgagctgtTAATTGTCATTAACGATGTAATGGTAAGCTAACGTGGCACgtttaatcatcatttcaaacgaaaattttaggttaaataatgAATTGGTCCTcatattttttttcgttttgagcaattaaattttttttatgttttttgaactttcctttttttctttattttccattcgcTACTTCTTCCTATATTTTCTTCCCTTCTTCATCTCttttaacataaaagaaaaaaattaaattgctcaaaatgaaaaaaatatacggatcaatttattatttaacctaaaattattgtttgaaatgatgatttaacgtgtcagaTCAGATTAACTTTAACGGAAATTAATGCTAAGTGactataagtgactaaaacgtaatatttcaaatgtaagtgactaaaatgtaacctgagataaactaaagtgactattttgatagtttacctaaacatttatattttactttCTATAGGTTTAGACATAGGAAAACATATATGCAACTAAAGCCAAATACTTCATCAATCCAGATATGAACCAAAGTAGTCAAGGGAAACCATAACATGACAAAATTATTTCATTCCTTCTGAACAAAAAGGAATCCGCTCCTTTACACTTTAATTTGCAAAAGTTTAGTCAGTTGAACTTAGAATGTTTCTTATAAGGTCCAATGTTTGGATCTCATTTATTCTTTGCGAAGTGCGGTTGGAAGCTCCTCATCTTACGTGTAAGACATTTGTGTCTTAAGAATAACACAATGTATAATCATTTTTAATAGAAAGTAATATAATTCTTAATCGTAAGCCTATATCAAAATTTGATAACCACATTATGCAAATTTAAAATTCCAAAGATATGTTAGATAATATCAACTTAACCTAAATTCAAAG
The Gossypium hirsutum isolate 1008001.06 chromosome A07, Gossypium_hirsutum_v2.1, whole genome shotgun sequence genome window above contains:
- the LOC121232005 gene encoding putative pentatricopeptide repeat-containing protein At3g25970, translated to MRRPLNSLIQSSTYAFYKVLTTHCHALKLGTLANVYTANKILNAYTRCKELHIARKLFDEIPHRDTVSWNTMIAGFVNCGNLETACKILKNMRRCGFDFDGYSFGSLLKGVASAYRLEVGQQLHSMVIKMGYEENVYAGSALLDMYAKCEKVEDAYTVFEYLPEPNSVSWNALIAGFSKVGDRSTAFWLLHCMETEGVRAEDGTFAPLLTLLDDIEFYKLTIQVHGKIVKHGLAFDNTVCNAMITSYSECGSIRDARKVFDGAVGMRDLVTWNSMLAAYLVHEEEELGFQLFLDMQRLGFEPDIYTYTSILSACFEKAHKSHGQSLHAEVIKRGLEYLVPISNALIAMYLKSNNTSMGEALKLFESMELKDRVSWNSILTGFSQIGLNEDALKRFGQMRSLMVEIDHYAFSAVLRSCADLATLHLGRQVHVLAIKSGFETNDFVASALIFLYSKCGIIEDARKSFEETPNDSSIAWNSLIFGYAQNGQGSIALDLFFLMRDRKVRLDHITFVAVLTACSHIGLVEEGLNFLKSMESDYGIPPRMEHYACAVDLLGRARGLGEARTLIESMPFKPDAMVWKTLLGACRVCGDIELATQVASHLLELEPEEHCTYVLLSHLYGHLRRWDEKANLTRLMRERGVKKVPGWSWIEIKNQVHAFNAEDQSHPLCKEIYQMLGELMEEITWLDTDTGLDALISDFDVCDAKLLSAGNF